In Amycolatopsis sp. FBCC-B4732, the genomic stretch GACCACGTCCGCCACCGACGGGTCCACTTCGGACAACGCCGCGTTCAGCGCGTCCAGCACCGCCTCCGCGGCCCCCGCCGAGCGGGACGAGACCCGCACGACGTTGTGGTTGCCCGCCAGCGCCGAGAGCGCCCACGAGTAGACGAAGATCGTGTCGACGTTGGCCGGCGGCACGTGGAACACCAGGCCGCGCGGGAACCGCAGCGCGTGGCCCGAAGTGTCCAGTGTGGACAGCGCCTTCGCGATTTCGCCCTTGCGCAGGAAGAAGCCGAGCGACGCCAGCTCCGGGAACCGGCGCGCGGTGGCCGGGGCCAGCAGCTTGCGGGCGAACTTCGTGACGAACTCGACGATCCGCGGGTCACCGACGCGCAGCCGGCCGCCGGGCGGCGACGCGCGCAGCTCGTCGACCAGGTCGGTCGCGGAAACGGAAGGAGCAGCGGGAAAACGCTGGGTCAGGGTGGTCACGCCGCCGCTCCCGAGAAGGTGTCCGAACAGCCGCGGGCCTCGGCCTTGGGCAGCCGGCCCAGCACGGAGAAGTGCTTGCCGGGCCAGTCGCCGTCGTCGATCCCGTTGTAGACGCCGAGGTCCTCGGTCAGCAGCACGTGCCCCGGGTAGGACCGCGGCAGCGTCGAGACGACCTCGATCACGCCCGGCTCCCCGACCGGCTGCTCTTCCCACGTCTCCGGGTTCCGGATCACGACGTCGGCGAAGTCCGGGCAGTACAGCGAGTTGCCGGACGGGCCTTCGAGGAACACGGTGCCGATCTGCTCGATCATCCCGTAGTAGTTGTGGATCCGCGTCAGCCCGGTGTCTTCCTTGAACCGGCGCCGGAACTCGGTGTTGTCGACCGCGCGGTCGATCAGCTTCTTCCAGCCACCGGAGTGGATGAGGATGCCGTTCGACAGGTCCAGGCCGTGGTCGCGGGCGACCTCGTAGAGGAACTGCCACACCATGAACGTGAAGCCGAAGATCAGGAAGGGCTTGTCGCCGTACTCGGCCAGGAACTTCTTGACCGCCTCGACGTCCGGCTGGTCGTTCTCGTCGAGCACGTACGTGTGCTTGCGGCCGAAGTTCGCCATGCCCAGCACGCCCGCGCCGCGCGCGGAGAACGAGCGGCGGTTCTTGATGATGCCGATGGTGTCGACCATCAGCATCGGCAGCCGCTCGCCGCCGAGGACCTCCTGCAGGGTCGCGCCGAGCTGCTTGGTCTGCGCACCCGCCGCCTCCTTGTCCAGGTAGATCCGCGACGCGCCGGCGCCCGTCGTG encodes the following:
- a CDS encoding acyl-protein synthetase, with the translated sequence MSVFTRSQADREALLLPELAALTSHHRANSEGYERILSSLGIAPDTAFASIADLPWLPVRMFKTHDLKSVPDSEVFKTLTSSGTTGAGASRIYLDKEAAGAQTKQLGATLQEVLGGERLPMLMVDTIGIIKNRRSFSARGAGVLGMANFGRKHTYVLDENDQPDVEAVKKFLAEYGDKPFLIFGFTFMVWQFLYEVARDHGLDLSNGILIHSGGWKKLIDRAVDNTEFRRRFKEDTGLTRIHNYYGMIEQIGTVFLEGPSGNSLYCPDFADVVIRNPETWEEQPVGEPGVIEVVSTLPRSYPGHVLLTEDLGVYNGIDDGDWPGKHFSVLGRLPKAEARGCSDTFSGAAA